A DNA window from Bradyrhizobium sp. CCBAU 53421 contains the following coding sequences:
- the ehuD gene encoding ectoine/hydroxyectoine ABC transporter permease subunit EhuD: MNFDLGFALQILPRILEGLDNTLVVSVLSFLCAAMLGFLWEMLRRSHPIVRPIVQFVIDAIRSTPVLAQLYFAFYVLPYYGITLPPMFVGVFGLGFYYSGYMSEVFKAGIDAVPRGQREAAESLGLSWLDTLVFVIAPQMLRNVAAPLGAYSVSVLKATPYLAVIAVPELLSSAFDVASDTYRYAEPMFVVGILFLALASVAVALIGRLERRLGVVAPSH, encoded by the coding sequence ATGAACTTCGATCTTGGCTTTGCACTGCAAATTTTACCACGAATCCTGGAAGGCTTGGACAACACGCTCGTTGTTTCGGTCCTCAGCTTCTTATGCGCTGCAATGCTAGGATTTTTGTGGGAGATGCTTCGGCGCTCCCATCCGATCGTGCGTCCGATCGTTCAATTTGTTATCGATGCAATTCGATCGACCCCCGTGCTGGCCCAGCTTTACTTCGCATTCTACGTTCTGCCGTACTATGGCATCACGTTGCCGCCGATGTTCGTCGGGGTGTTCGGTCTTGGGTTCTATTACTCCGGCTACATGTCCGAAGTGTTCAAGGCCGGCATTGATGCCGTGCCGCGAGGGCAACGCGAGGCCGCCGAAAGCCTGGGCCTGAGCTGGCTTGATACCTTGGTCTTCGTGATCGCGCCTCAGATGCTGCGAAACGTCGCCGCGCCACTCGGCGCATACTCTGTCTCGGTGCTCAAGGCAACGCCATACCTGGCCGTGATCGCCGTTCCCGAACTGCTCAGCAGCGCCTTCGACGTGGCGTCGGACACGTACCGGTATGCCGAACCGATGTTCGTCGTCGGTATCCTGTTCCTTGCTCTTGCATCCGTCGCAGTCGCTCTCATCGGGCGACTGGAGCGGCGGCTCGGAGTAGTCGCTCCATCGCACTAG
- a CDS encoding amino acid ABC transporter permease, giving the protein MQLSRLPSNGRAENANCRVGQQEDFNQAVRRANAGLAISSCNPSDEQVGIRSADHSPSARSVRPMSFLRILTEIFSGFGITAIVTLLGLLYAIPFALVAGVLQHFSTGISRWIVTAVIEFWRSSSAIVLLYAFYYSLPAFGIYLSGITVASMVLGLNIGGYGSQSVRAALQALDKGQCEAGLALGLSRPAVLCLVELPQAISAMMPTFINLAIQLIKGTSLVSLLTLTDMTFRAKEISQLSYNPVPIYSALLLAYLIVCYPVTVFGRRAEKSLGKGRAGGA; this is encoded by the coding sequence TTGCAGCTCAGCCGCTTGCCTTCCAACGGCAGAGCCGAAAATGCAAACTGCCGCGTCGGACAGCAAGAAGACTTCAATCAAGCGGTGCGCCGGGCCAATGCGGGGCTTGCAATTTCGAGCTGCAATCCTTCCGACGAGCAGGTCGGGATTCGCAGCGCAGATCATTCACCGTCAGCTAGGTCGGTAAGGCCAATGAGCTTTCTTCGTATCCTGACAGAGATATTTTCCGGCTTCGGTATCACTGCGATCGTGACCCTGCTCGGCCTCTTGTACGCAATACCGTTCGCGCTTGTCGCGGGCGTATTGCAACACTTCTCGACCGGCATCTCGCGCTGGATTGTGACGGCCGTCATAGAGTTCTGGCGCAGTTCGTCGGCCATTGTGCTGCTATATGCCTTTTACTATTCACTCCCGGCCTTCGGGATCTACCTGTCCGGCATCACCGTCGCCTCCATGGTGCTCGGGTTGAATATCGGAGGGTATGGCAGCCAGTCGGTCCGCGCAGCCCTTCAGGCCCTCGACAAGGGGCAATGCGAAGCCGGACTGGCGTTGGGGCTCAGTCGCCCGGCGGTGCTATGTCTGGTCGAATTACCGCAGGCAATTTCTGCGATGATGCCAACGTTCATAAACCTGGCTATTCAGTTGATCAAAGGGACCTCACTCGTTTCGTTGCTCACGCTGACCGATATGACATTTCGAGCAAAGGAAATCTCTCAGTTAAGCTATAATCCGGTGCCGATATATTCGGCTCTCCTCCTTGCATATCTGATCGTCTGTTATCCGGTGACAGTGTTCGGGCGGCGTGCGGAAAAGTCGCTCGGCAAGGGACGTGCGGGGGGCGCATGA
- a CDS encoding GntR family transcriptional regulator, with protein sequence MVNTANAKAKPKVGRSRSAQVKRSNLAAVSSIAQPSNFQHSSRPLHEMVRLTLQERIRSGFYSKDLALPSVPALAEEFSVSAITLKRALRDLKMAGLVRSVAGLGTFVREQERFVHDMSAALKLFGSKEDALRSSRSLRIKLLSVSKSEIHEPALLPFKPPAQIYLRVEKMVYVDEIPLIFDRAFISQPVDEEFVEALGSRFIYEIVRERKMPIVSNRILIDAAPANADAQAALGIPDGYPTLRRCYHFAAGAKPMRVYGIATSPFDRVVCSLELSESIHT encoded by the coding sequence TTGGTCAATACAGCCAACGCAAAGGCAAAGCCAAAGGTAGGCCGATCCAGGTCGGCACAGGTAAAGAGAAGCAACCTTGCGGCGGTGTCCAGTATTGCGCAACCTTCCAACTTTCAGCACAGCTCGCGCCCGCTGCACGAGATGGTTCGCCTCACGCTGCAAGAGCGCATTCGCTCCGGATTCTACTCCAAGGATCTTGCACTGCCTTCCGTGCCTGCCTTGGCCGAAGAGTTCAGCGTCAGCGCCATTACCCTCAAGCGAGCCCTGCGAGACCTGAAAATGGCCGGGCTGGTGCGCTCGGTTGCGGGGCTCGGCACTTTCGTGCGTGAGCAGGAACGATTCGTGCATGACATGAGCGCTGCGCTGAAGCTGTTCGGCAGCAAGGAAGATGCCTTGCGCTCCAGCCGGTCGTTGCGGATCAAGCTTCTTTCGGTCTCCAAGAGCGAGATCCACGAGCCGGCGCTTCTGCCCTTCAAACCTCCAGCTCAGATCTATCTGCGTGTCGAGAAGATGGTGTATGTCGATGAGATTCCTCTCATTTTCGATCGCGCCTTCATCTCCCAGCCGGTGGACGAAGAGTTCGTTGAAGCACTTGGGTCGCGGTTCATTTACGAGATCGTGCGCGAGCGCAAAATGCCCATTGTTTCAAACCGGATTTTGATCGACGCTGCGCCGGCAAACGCCGATGCTCAGGCCGCGTTAGGCATTCCCGACGGATATCCAACCCTTCGCAGGTGCTACCACTTCGCGGCCGGCGCGAAACCAATGCGTGTTTATGGGATCGCCACCTCGCCTTTCGATCGCGTCGTCTGCTCGCTGGAATTGTCTGAGTCGATCCACACCTGA
- a CDS encoding M20 family metallopeptidase, translating to MSLVAYKSYLNEEASMTDDDFNWALKCRRALHQIPELGFDLPRTRAFVAEALLGLDCTIDERPYGQSGLVASIEGAKPGATIMLRADMDALPIEEIAGREGRSTIPGNSHACGHDGHMAIALTVARIIARHKASMAGRLVLCFQPSEEPGGGALAMIRDGVIERYQPTQCYGLHLWSELQTGQLAITSKALFASCDKLSWTIRGTGGHGAIPHLAHDTVGALAQLIQANYHLVAREVDAQQAAVISIGQLEAGSAHNVIPEAIYARGTLRTQSPASRSFILKRLNEIADATGRQFKVSISLEATGAIPACISDQNAVAKVRQAAAASLSRICDANVPYCTLAGEDMAEFLTRIPGCYFLVGCGNADRGITAPHHTAEFNIDEDALAIGASVLAATVLNAMRT from the coding sequence TTGTCCCTTGTTGCATACAAATCGTATCTGAATGAAGAAGCATCCATGACAGATGACGATTTCAACTGGGCCCTCAAATGCCGGCGCGCATTGCATCAGATCCCGGAGCTTGGCTTTGATCTGCCGCGCACGCGCGCCTTCGTTGCAGAAGCTTTGCTCGGCCTTGATTGCACCATTGATGAACGGCCCTACGGTCAGTCGGGGCTGGTTGCGTCGATTGAAGGAGCCAAGCCCGGTGCTACGATCATGCTTCGTGCCGATATGGATGCGCTTCCGATTGAGGAGATCGCCGGGCGCGAAGGGCGTTCGACCATCCCAGGCAATAGCCACGCCTGCGGCCATGACGGCCATATGGCCATCGCGCTCACCGTGGCTCGCATTATTGCCCGGCACAAGGCCTCGATGGCCGGCCGCCTTGTGCTTTGCTTCCAACCATCGGAAGAGCCGGGCGGAGGTGCCTTGGCAATGATCCGCGATGGCGTGATCGAGCGCTATCAGCCGACTCAATGCTACGGTTTGCACTTGTGGAGCGAGCTTCAGACCGGCCAGCTCGCGATCACCTCAAAGGCACTCTTTGCATCCTGCGACAAACTATCGTGGACCATCAGGGGCACCGGCGGGCATGGTGCGATACCGCATCTCGCGCATGATACGGTCGGTGCGCTCGCGCAATTGATCCAGGCAAACTATCATCTGGTGGCTCGCGAGGTTGACGCTCAGCAAGCCGCGGTCATCAGCATAGGGCAGTTGGAAGCAGGCTCCGCGCACAATGTGATTCCGGAGGCGATCTACGCGCGTGGGACGCTGCGGACCCAGTCCCCCGCAAGCCGTAGCTTCATACTGAAGCGACTGAATGAGATCGCAGACGCGACCGGCCGGCAGTTCAAGGTCTCGATATCGCTCGAAGCCACCGGCGCTATTCCAGCCTGTATCAGCGATCAGAATGCCGTCGCAAAGGTGAGGCAAGCGGCGGCAGCCTCGCTTAGCCGGATTTGTGACGCGAATGTTCCCTACTGCACACTGGCAGGCGAGGACATGGCCGAATTCCTGACGCGGATCCCTGGGTGCTATTTCCTGGTGGGTTGCGGCAATGCGGATCGCGGTATCACCGCGCCCCACCATACTGCGGAATTCAACATTGATGAGGATGCCCTTGCTATTGGCGCCAGCGTTCTTGCCGCGACTGTTCTCAACGCCATGAGAACATGA
- the ehuB gene encoding ectoine/hydroxyectoine ABC transporter substrate-binding protein EhuB gives MRQVKLFKLSLGSIALLFGMVTLTAANAESVYQQAVRTGSVRVAVYNQAPWGVTDEKGEFHGLAVDVVRTAMERLGIKKLEAVSTEFAALIPGLQARRIDVVSAALAITPERCQLVAFGDPAAKMADALLVKAGNPKNLHSYEDVAKNPDATIGTGRGFTTAADALAAGVPKERQVLYPDNQAAISALIAGRIDAVSATFGSIVALLDDLKNKGVERAVPFNGKRDAAGNPLFSYVAPAFRKEDSDFRDAYNVQLKSMQADGTLLNILQKYGFSASEMPDAIASAVCAR, from the coding sequence ATGCGGCAGGTGAAATTGTTCAAGTTGTCACTCGGGTCCATTGCGCTCTTGTTTGGGATGGTCACACTCACCGCGGCAAACGCCGAATCGGTGTACCAGCAAGCAGTCCGCACCGGTTCTGTGCGGGTTGCGGTTTACAATCAGGCGCCGTGGGGAGTAACCGACGAGAAGGGTGAATTTCACGGCCTGGCAGTCGATGTCGTTCGTACAGCGATGGAGCGGCTGGGCATAAAGAAGCTCGAGGCCGTGAGCACCGAATTTGCCGCTCTGATCCCGGGTCTCCAAGCCCGCCGAATCGATGTTGTTTCGGCCGCGTTAGCCATCACTCCCGAGCGCTGCCAGCTGGTCGCATTTGGCGATCCCGCCGCTAAGATGGCGGATGCCTTGCTGGTCAAGGCCGGCAATCCCAAGAACCTGCATAGCTACGAGGACGTTGCAAAGAATCCGGATGCAACGATTGGAACCGGGCGCGGCTTCACCACTGCGGCGGACGCGTTGGCCGCGGGCGTGCCGAAGGAACGCCAGGTTCTGTATCCGGACAATCAGGCTGCGATCTCGGCGCTGATCGCCGGACGCATTGACGCTGTTTCAGCGACGTTCGGGTCCATCGTCGCCCTGCTTGACGACCTCAAAAATAAGGGCGTGGAGCGAGCGGTCCCTTTCAACGGCAAGCGGGATGCCGCCGGCAATCCGCTTTTCAGCTACGTGGCTCCAGCGTTCCGAAAGGAAGACTCCGATTTCCGTGACGCCTATAACGTGCAGCTGAAATCGATGCAGGCTGACGGGACGCTGCTCAATATCCTCCAGAAGTATGGGTTTTCAGCATCTGAAATGCCCGACGCCATCGCCTCGGCCGTGTGTGCCAGGTGA
- a CDS encoding NAD(P)-dependent oxidoreductase yields the protein MKVLCLWYASDEEINKIKRAMPVGTEVVAPKGEYFSRYETTYCELEAHARDADALIGFSVPEGVLEVAEKLRLFCWLHAGVDDLAQFGLLARLKQRGVKVTNIAGSNALAVAEQAMMFMLALAKQTLRKHNAGRECRRLYPLWGDDNRSAMLSGRTLGVIGAGSIGGRVAKFAKGFDMRVLGVRRNKTEPAEFVDSMHGIDELHYVLAESDYVVITAPLTKETNQLIGKRELEAMKPSAYLINVSRANIVQEKPLYDALTTARLRGYAADVWWIYEYVRAYPRSLSYPSRLGIEKLPNVLVSMAEAHNADDVLQRCLEWGTQSLVEFARGMPLTHEVKLDLGY from the coding sequence ATGAAGGTTCTATGCTTGTGGTACGCGAGCGACGAGGAGATCAACAAGATCAAGCGGGCGATGCCGGTAGGCACAGAAGTGGTGGCGCCGAAAGGAGAGTACTTTTCCCGCTACGAAACCACATATTGCGAACTCGAGGCCCATGCTCGTGACGCTGATGCGTTGATTGGCTTTTCCGTGCCGGAAGGCGTGCTTGAAGTCGCTGAAAAACTCAGGCTGTTCTGCTGGTTGCATGCGGGCGTCGACGATCTGGCGCAGTTTGGTCTGCTCGCGCGATTGAAGCAGCGCGGCGTGAAGGTCACGAACATAGCGGGATCGAATGCTCTGGCCGTAGCGGAGCAGGCCATGATGTTCATGCTGGCTCTCGCAAAGCAGACCCTGCGCAAGCACAATGCCGGCCGTGAATGCCGCAGGCTTTATCCGCTGTGGGGAGATGATAACAGATCGGCCATGCTGAGTGGTCGTACGTTGGGTGTGATTGGCGCGGGAAGCATCGGGGGGCGCGTTGCCAAATTCGCAAAGGGCTTCGACATGCGGGTCCTGGGTGTCCGTCGCAATAAGACTGAACCGGCCGAATTCGTGGATTCAATGCATGGAATAGATGAGCTGCATTACGTGCTGGCAGAAAGCGATTACGTCGTCATTACGGCGCCTCTGACGAAGGAGACCAATCAGTTGATCGGAAAACGAGAGCTTGAGGCTATGAAGCCGTCAGCCTATCTGATCAATGTATCTCGCGCCAACATCGTTCAGGAAAAGCCGCTCTATGACGCGTTGACCACTGCTCGCTTGCGTGGATATGCGGCCGACGTCTGGTGGATCTATGAATACGTCAGAGCTTACCCTCGCTCTCTCTCGTACCCGTCACGCCTAGGCATCGAAAAGCTGCCAAATGTCCTTGTGTCCATGGCCGAGGCGCACAATGCCGATGACGTCCTGCAGCGGTGTCTGGAGTGGGGTACGCAGAGCTTGGTTGAGTTTGCGCGCGGAATGCCTCTCACGCATGAAGTCAAGCTCGATCTGGGCTATTAG
- a CDS encoding NAD(P)/FAD-dependent oxidoreductase has translation MSTSQMRQRLLIVGGSYAACELASHARENGYGEDILIVSEEPELPYHRPPLSKTYLKDQTAKAEPLKAEAFYAPKKIDLKLGATVTGFDPGAKTALLSDGSRIAFDTLALAVGARARKLACEGAELGNVFDLRSVADARFLRTAAVDAENVVIVGGGFIGLEIASALVQLQKQVTVIEAENRVLARVVAPELSHFFSSAHTARGVKLLTSRTVKSLVGESGIVHKVVLDNGRSVNADIVIVGIGSIPNVELTRQLGLAGDSGIVVDSRSRTSRENVFAAGDCALFRGPFNLGGLRLESVQNAIDQSRVAGAVIAGADKAYAALPWFWSDQYGLKLQIAGLPTGATERVVRPGTASDISVLHFLGDVCICVESVNRAREHMSARRLLAAGDVTKRALLDVDFDIAELLRRRSQQ, from the coding sequence ATGTCGACGTCGCAGATGCGTCAAAGATTGTTGATCGTTGGTGGATCCTATGCTGCGTGCGAGCTTGCCTCGCATGCCCGCGAAAACGGCTACGGCGAAGACATTCTGATTGTCAGCGAGGAGCCCGAACTTCCTTATCATCGGCCGCCACTCTCAAAAACCTATCTCAAGGATCAAACGGCAAAGGCGGAGCCCCTCAAGGCGGAAGCCTTCTACGCCCCGAAGAAAATCGATCTGAAGCTGGGCGCCACGGTGACAGGCTTTGATCCCGGAGCGAAGACGGCCCTTTTGTCTGACGGAAGCCGTATCGCGTTTGATACTCTCGCCCTTGCGGTCGGCGCGCGTGCGCGAAAACTGGCCTGCGAAGGCGCAGAACTTGGAAACGTGTTTGACCTGCGCTCGGTCGCTGACGCCCGCTTTCTGCGAACCGCAGCGGTTGACGCCGAGAACGTTGTGATCGTGGGCGGTGGTTTCATCGGTCTGGAAATTGCCTCAGCTCTGGTGCAGCTTCAGAAGCAAGTCACGGTGATCGAAGCCGAAAACCGGGTGCTCGCTCGCGTCGTCGCACCGGAGCTGTCTCATTTCTTTTCGTCGGCACACACCGCTCGTGGCGTCAAACTGCTGACGTCTCGGACCGTTAAGTCGCTGGTTGGCGAAAGCGGCATCGTCCACAAAGTGGTGCTCGACAACGGCAGATCGGTCAATGCAGACATTGTCATCGTCGGGATCGGGTCGATTCCGAACGTTGAACTGACGCGTCAGCTCGGCCTTGCGGGCGACAGCGGTATCGTAGTTGATTCTCGGTCACGTACCAGCCGAGAGAACGTATTTGCAGCTGGCGATTGCGCGCTGTTTCGCGGGCCATTCAACTTAGGCGGACTGCGACTGGAATCGGTGCAGAACGCGATCGATCAGTCGCGCGTGGCGGGAGCCGTCATTGCGGGGGCTGACAAGGCATACGCAGCTCTGCCCTGGTTCTGGTCGGACCAATACGGACTGAAGCTTCAGATCGCAGGACTTCCAACAGGCGCTACCGAGCGCGTTGTGCGGCCTGGAACGGCGTCTGACATTTCAGTCCTCCACTTCCTTGGCGATGTTTGCATCTGTGTGGAGAGCGTAAACCGGGCGCGCGAGCATATGTCAGCGCGCCGTCTCTTGGCTGCGGGGGACGTCACAAAACGCGCTTTGCTGGATGTTGATTTCGATATAGCCGAGCTCTTGAGGCGCCGCAGTCAGCAGTGA
- a CDS encoding 2Fe-2S iron-sulfur cluster-binding protein encodes MKVLVYDQKGSLFELDNPADKTLMQAIRDAGLNITAQCGGCASCATCHVYVDEAWRGKLKPIAETEDAMLDVAEARQENSRLSCQIELSKELDGLIVTLAPGAEF; translated from the coding sequence ATGAAGGTGCTGGTCTACGATCAAAAGGGATCGTTGTTCGAACTCGATAACCCCGCCGATAAAACCCTTATGCAGGCGATCAGGGATGCGGGATTGAACATCACGGCGCAATGTGGGGGGTGCGCCTCCTGTGCGACCTGCCACGTCTATGTCGATGAGGCCTGGCGCGGCAAGCTCAAGCCTATCGCGGAGACCGAGGACGCCATGCTGGATGTCGCCGAGGCGCGACAGGAGAATTCGCGCTTGTCTTGCCAAATCGAGCTCTCGAAAGAGCTCGACGGTCTGATTGTGACACTCGCTCCTGGCGCTGAATTTTGA
- a CDS encoding cytochrome P450 codes for MLSLANKDPFPSYERLRKRGEIVWDPGMKCWLVLSYDLCKLIESDEKTFRIMYADASPLTLEIKGGEAGLSALVGERHPRMRRVYLKLLGDKLMPQYREQHVLPVINDAIDRFIANGRAELVSQFSEKIPERVMASLFGLSWRDDTLIVNISRWHKDVTAWIGMKNSGDELTRKAKLASDELNKLLLPCVLERKDNRADDFVSSIWSRASEDYGEVGVAEVLAIVRDAAIGAGETTTDAIANSIYLFLSDPAMREAVKNDQAGTLNAFVEEVLRLLGAVQWRYRIANDDISLGGVAVKKNDSILLLHAAANRDPAHYACPHMIDLKRRPLTDHLAFGVGPRVCAGMHLARLLIRESLKALIVRLPDLRLDPSKEAPQFADFSHRSFAPLHVLF; via the coding sequence ATGCTGTCGCTCGCAAACAAGGATCCATTTCCGAGTTACGAGAGGCTGCGCAAGCGAGGGGAGATCGTCTGGGATCCGGGAATGAAGTGCTGGCTCGTGCTGAGCTATGACCTCTGCAAGCTCATCGAGTCGGACGAGAAGACCTTTCGGATCATGTACGCTGATGCGTCTCCTTTGACGCTCGAGATCAAGGGCGGTGAGGCGGGCCTGTCGGCTCTGGTCGGAGAGAGGCATCCCCGCATGCGTCGGGTTTACCTGAAGCTCCTCGGCGACAAGCTGATGCCGCAATATCGCGAGCAGCATGTTCTTCCGGTGATCAACGACGCCATCGACCGCTTCATTGCCAACGGAAGGGCGGAGCTCGTCTCTCAATTCTCCGAAAAGATCCCCGAGCGGGTAATGGCATCGCTTTTCGGCCTTTCCTGGAGAGATGATACGCTGATTGTCAATATCTCAAGATGGCATAAAGACGTCACCGCCTGGATTGGCATGAAGAACTCCGGAGACGAGTTGACGCGCAAGGCAAAGCTTGCGTCCGATGAACTCAACAAACTGCTCCTGCCTTGCGTGCTCGAGCGGAAGGACAATCGCGCCGACGATTTTGTCAGCTCGATCTGGTCGCGCGCCTCCGAGGACTACGGCGAGGTCGGTGTGGCCGAGGTGCTGGCGATAGTAAGAGACGCTGCTATCGGGGCAGGGGAGACGACCACCGATGCCATCGCCAATTCAATCTATCTGTTCTTGTCTGATCCTGCCATGCGCGAGGCGGTGAAGAATGACCAGGCTGGAACTCTGAATGCTTTTGTCGAGGAGGTCCTGCGGCTGTTGGGAGCGGTCCAGTGGCGCTACCGGATCGCCAATGATGACATTTCGCTTGGCGGTGTGGCGGTCAAGAAGAATGATTCCATCCTTCTGTTGCATGCGGCCGCCAATCGCGATCCCGCACACTATGCGTGCCCCCACATGATCGATCTGAAGCGGCGGCCGCTCACCGATCACTTGGCGTTCGGTGTTGGTCCCCGCGTTTGCGCGGGAATGCATCTTGCGCGGCTTTTGATACGAGAGAGCTTGAAAGCGCTGATCGTTCGTCTTCCGGACCTGCGTCTTGATCCTTCCAAGGAGGCTCCGCAATTTGCGGACTTCTCCCATCGCTCGTTTGCCCCGTTGCACGTGCTGTTTTAG
- the purU gene encoding formyltetrahydrofolate deformylase, with protein MTSKLVLTVKCRSARGILAAISTYLADNGCNIADSSQFNDRDTGMFFMRMSFISEQGVDHAALSAGFTPIADRFGMDWEIFDTSKRMKVLLMVSRFGHCLNDLLYRWKIGALPIDIVGVVSNHFDYQKLVVNNDIPFHHIKVTKENKPQAEAQLTDIVASTDTELVVLARYMQVLSDQLCARMSGRIINIHHSFLPSFKGANPYKQAYERGVKLIGATAHYVTADLDEGPIIEQDTARITHAQSAEDYTSIGRDVESQVLARAIHAHIDHRTFVNGERTVVFPASPGSYASERIG; from the coding sequence ATGACAAGCAAGTTGGTCCTGACGGTGAAGTGCAGGTCTGCGCGTGGAATACTCGCCGCGATTTCGACCTACCTGGCCGACAATGGCTGCAACATCGCCGATAGCTCGCAGTTCAATGATCGCGACACCGGCATGTTCTTCATGCGGATGAGCTTCATCTCCGAACAAGGTGTCGATCACGCGGCGCTTTCGGCAGGTTTTACGCCTATCGCCGACAGATTCGGCATGGACTGGGAGATCTTCGACACGTCGAAGCGCATGAAGGTCCTCCTGATGGTTTCTCGCTTTGGCCATTGCCTCAATGATCTACTCTACCGATGGAAGATCGGTGCGCTGCCGATCGACATTGTGGGCGTCGTGTCCAATCACTTCGACTACCAGAAGCTCGTCGTCAACAATGACATCCCTTTCCATCACATCAAGGTAACGAAGGAAAACAAGCCGCAGGCGGAAGCGCAGTTGACGGACATCGTCGCGAGCACTGACACCGAGCTTGTCGTGCTGGCTCGCTACATGCAGGTGCTATCCGACCAGCTGTGTGCAAGGATGTCAGGCAGGATCATCAACATCCATCACTCCTTCCTGCCGAGCTTCAAGGGAGCGAACCCGTACAAGCAGGCCTACGAGCGTGGCGTGAAGCTGATTGGTGCAACGGCGCATTATGTCACCGCGGACCTCGACGAAGGTCCAATCATCGAGCAGGATACCGCGCGCATCACTCACGCACAGTCGGCTGAGGATTATACTTCGATCGGCCGCGATGTGGAAAGCCAGGTTCTGGCCCGCGCCATCCATGCCCATATCGACCACCGCACGTTCGTCAATGGCGAGCGAACCGTCGTGTTCCCGGCGAGCCCGGGCAGCTATGCATCCGAAAGGATAGGCTGA
- a CDS encoding sarcosine oxidase subunit gamma family protein, translating to MSAFAIEHRAALAGKPPLMLRGVTLNALPEGHVLHLFSASADGEVSSTVSAVLGCDALAKRSVSPGQWFLVGDEPLSPKALAEIARKVQPHAEIVDQSHGRVRIGIAGAKATSVLAKGTAVDLALNAFPVGHATTTLIGHIAAHITRVSDDGFELIVLRGFAESLWDELVELSAEFR from the coding sequence ATGTCCGCATTCGCGATCGAACACCGCGCCGCGCTTGCCGGCAAACCTCCCCTGATGTTGCGCGGCGTAACCCTCAATGCGCTTCCTGAAGGGCATGTGTTGCATCTTTTCTCCGCGAGCGCAGATGGCGAGGTCTCGAGCACCGTCTCCGCTGTGCTCGGATGCGATGCGCTTGCCAAAAGGAGCGTGTCGCCGGGCCAATGGTTCCTCGTCGGCGACGAGCCGCTGTCGCCAAAAGCTCTTGCCGAAATTGCGCGCAAGGTGCAGCCGCATGCCGAGATTGTCGACCAGAGCCATGGCCGCGTTCGGATAGGCATCGCGGGCGCAAAGGCGACGTCGGTATTGGCCAAGGGAACCGCCGTCGATCTCGCCTTGAACGCTTTCCCGGTTGGCCATGCGACCACGACATTGATCGGCCACATCGCCGCGCACATCACCCGTGTCTCGGACGACGGGTTCGAGCTGATCGTGCTGCGAGGATTTGCGGAAAGCCTTTGGGATGAGCTCGTCGAGCTCAGCGCGGAATTCCGCTGA